A single Methanospirillum lacunae DNA region contains:
- a CDS encoding SagB/ThcOx family dehydrogenase gives METPDWHTGRSFLKQTHLQEPSPSTGTETGNPKVCGTCEPSQVLIALPQVSDIPMDPMLLSDIMEMRRTVREYSDEPLMKWELSLMLHYTQGVSETGGAPHLRNAPSAGALHPFETYIVVNRVEGLEPGIYRYLPLDHALVKETCHVGGGEAVAAACRRPNIILRAAVAFLWIAVPDRILWKFGSRGWRYLFIESGHVCQNLYLIATALGCGTCAIGSYRDDEMNCALGLDGEEQFCIYLAAVGKRKD, from the coding sequence ATGGAGACACCAGACTGGCATACTGGACGCTCTTTTCTTAAGCAGACTCATCTACAGGAGCCGAGTCCATCAACAGGAACCGAAACCGGAAATCCTAAAGTATGTGGTACATGTGAACCATCCCAGGTTCTGATAGCACTTCCTCAGGTTTCAGATATTCCGATGGATCCGATGTTACTCAGCGATATAATGGAGATGCGTCGGACTGTCCGTGAATATTCTGATGAGCCTCTTATGAAATGGGAACTTTCCCTGATGCTTCATTATACTCAAGGAGTGAGTGAAACCGGAGGTGCACCACATCTGCGTAATGCCCCGTCTGCTGGTGCGTTGCACCCATTTGAAACATATATCGTTGTAAACCGGGTTGAAGGTCTTGAACCTGGTATTTATCGATACCTCCCGCTCGATCATGCCCTGGTAAAAGAGACATGTCATGTTGGTGGAGGGGAGGCTGTTGCTGCAGCTTGCAGAAGGCCAAATATAATCCTGAGAGCTGCAGTTGCTTTCCTGTGGATCGCTGTTCCTGACCGGATTCTCTGGAAGTTTGGATCCAGAGGTTGGAGGTATTTATTTATCGAATCCGGACATGTCTGTCAGAACCTGTATCTTATTGCAACAGCCCTTGGTTGTGGAACATGTGCCATCGGTTCATATCGTGATGATGAGATGAATTGTGCTCTTGGATTGGATGGAGAAGAGCAGTTCTGCATTTATCTTGCAGCAGTAGGGAAAAGAAAAGATTAA
- the hisF gene encoding imidazole glycerol phosphate synthase subunit HisF, with the protein MVLTRRIIPCLDIKDGRVVKGTNFIGLRDAGDPVELAERYNEQGADEVVFLDITASKENRGMIIDVISRAADRLFLPLTVGGGIRSLDDIKRTLRAGADKVSMNTSAVEDPSLIEQGARAFGTQCIVVAIDVRRNMSDNPEATQVSLKDGTTCWYEVVTYGGSKPTGIDAIKWAQEAEERGAGEILLTSMETDGTKDGFDIPITSRISDAVGIPVIASGGVGNLEHFYDGFVYGKADAALAASVFHYGEMTVSEVKDYLIERGLPIRPPMRR; encoded by the coding sequence ATGGTACTTACCCGTCGCATCATCCCATGTCTGGATATCAAAGACGGTCGTGTAGTAAAAGGGACGAACTTCATTGGACTGCGAGATGCCGGCGATCCTGTGGAACTCGCCGAGCGATATAATGAACAGGGAGCAGATGAAGTGGTATTTCTTGATATCACCGCATCAAAAGAGAACCGGGGTATGATCATCGATGTAATCAGTCGTGCTGCAGACCGGCTCTTCCTTCCCCTGACTGTTGGTGGGGGTATCAGATCCCTGGATGATATCAAACGTACCCTACGTGCGGGAGCCGATAAAGTCAGCATGAATACGAGTGCTGTTGAAGATCCCTCATTAATAGAACAGGGTGCCCGGGCATTTGGTACTCAGTGTATCGTGGTAGCCATTGATGTCAGGCGAAATATGAGTGATAATCCTGAAGCTACGCAGGTCTCTCTCAAAGATGGTACCACGTGCTGGTACGAGGTTGTAACATACGGGGGATCTAAACCTACCGGAATTGATGCAATAAAGTGGGCGCAGGAAGCAGAAGAGCGGGGTGCAGGAGAAATTTTGCTTACGTCAATGGAGACAGACGGAACTAAAGATGGATTTGACATCCCAATTACCTCCCGAATATCAGATGCAGTTGGAATTCCGGTCATCGCATCAGGAGGTGTAGGAAACCTTGAACATTTTTACGATGGGTTTGTATACGGTAAGGCTGACGCAGCATTAGCAGCGAGCGTCTTTCACTATGGGGAGATGACTGTTTCAGAAGTGAAAGATTATCTTATAGAGAGAGGACTACCAATCCGTCCTCCTATGAGACGATAA
- a CDS encoding adenosylhomocysteinase, with amino-acid sequence MDSGDLKIEWARQYMPVLGTIADRFRKDKPFEGMTIGMALHVEAKTANLVKTLAAGGAQVFITGCNPLSTQDDVAQALDRVDGVTCYAKRGCSVDEYYSAMDAVLDAKPDITIDDGMDLIHRMHTSRRDVLTKIIGGCEETTTGIHRLRAMAEEGKLEFPVIAVNDTPMKRFFDNVHGTGESALTAIMATTNNLIAGKWLVVAGFGYCGRGIARKASGLGAKVIVTEVDPRRALEAYMEGYHVMPMNKAAEIGDIFITTTGNKDIINEQHFKLLKDGAILSNAGHFNVEIDGAWLNKNAEQIIERDGIQSYLINGRTIHLLAEGRLVNLAVPKGMGHPIEVMDLSFALQALGTRFIAEHHTELKPGVHAVPDSIDREVASIKLASLGLGIDTLSADQEHYMCSWDVGT; translated from the coding sequence ATGGACTCAGGGGATCTTAAGATAGAATGGGCACGGCAATATATGCCGGTGCTTGGCACTATTGCCGACCGGTTTAGAAAAGATAAACCATTTGAGGGCATGACCATCGGCATGGCTCTTCATGTTGAAGCAAAAACCGCCAACCTTGTTAAAACTCTTGCAGCAGGTGGAGCTCAGGTTTTCATCACCGGGTGCAATCCACTTTCAACCCAGGATGATGTTGCTCAGGCATTAGACAGAGTTGATGGCGTTACGTGTTATGCAAAACGCGGATGCTCAGTTGATGAGTATTACTCGGCCATGGATGCCGTTCTTGATGCAAAGCCGGATATTACCATCGATGATGGAATGGACCTGATCCACCGGATGCACACGTCCAGGCGGGATGTGCTAACGAAGATCATCGGTGGATGTGAAGAGACAACAACCGGTATCCACCGCCTTCGTGCAATGGCTGAAGAAGGAAAGTTAGAGTTCCCGGTCATTGCTGTCAACGATACCCCTATGAAGAGGTTCTTTGATAATGTGCATGGAACCGGAGAAAGTGCCCTGACTGCTATCATGGCAACTACAAATAACCTGATAGCCGGAAAATGGCTGGTTGTCGCTGGATTTGGATATTGCGGAAGAGGAATCGCACGGAAAGCTTCCGGGCTTGGTGCAAAGGTTATCGTTACTGAAGTTGATCCACGTCGGGCCCTTGAGGCATACATGGAAGGATACCATGTCATGCCGATGAACAAAGCTGCAGAGATCGGTGACATCTTTATCACCACAACTGGTAACAAAGACATCATCAATGAACAGCATTTCAAATTATTGAAAGACGGGGCAATTCTCTCCAATGCCGGTCATTTCAATGTTGAGATTGATGGTGCATGGCTAAACAAAAATGCCGAGCAGATAATTGAACGTGATGGCATTCAGAGTTACCTGATCAATGGTCGTACCATCCACCTGCTAGCAGAAGGCAGACTCGTTAACCTGGCTGTACCAAAAGGAATGGGTCACCCGATAGAGGTAATGGATCTCTCGTTTGCTCTGCAGGCCCTTGGAACCCGGTTCATTGCAGAACATCATACCGAGCTTAAGCCCGGAGTTCATGCAGTACCTGACA